The Collimonas sp. PA-H2 genome contains a region encoding:
- the ybgF gene encoding tol-pal system protein YbgF, translating into MRTFFKATMTAAMLAAVFSAPTAHAGLFDDDEARRAILDIRAKIDAVNARVDAKADKTSSLSLSDQNERLNQELAKLRGQIEVLTNELANTQQRQKDFYVDLDTRLRKLEPQKVSVDGQEVNIGANDQKAYDAALAPLKSGDYKTAITGLSNFVRSSPDSGLAPSAQYFLGSAYYALRDYKNAIAALQVVVTKYPDNPKAADALLSISSNYTELKNKPQAKRALEQLLSQYPNTQAAQTGKERLAALK; encoded by the coding sequence ATGCGGACGTTCTTCAAAGCTACGATGACCGCGGCCATGCTGGCCGCGGTTTTTTCCGCGCCGACCGCCCACGCCGGGCTGTTTGACGACGATGAAGCACGTCGGGCGATATTGGACATACGCGCCAAGATTGACGCGGTCAATGCACGGGTCGACGCCAAGGCGGACAAAACCAGTTCGCTCAGCCTGTCGGACCAGAACGAGCGCCTGAATCAGGAACTGGCCAAGCTGCGCGGACAAATCGAAGTGCTGACCAATGAGCTGGCCAATACGCAGCAGCGCCAGAAAGATTTCTACGTCGACCTGGATACCCGCCTGCGCAAGCTGGAACCGCAAAAGGTCAGCGTCGACGGCCAGGAAGTCAACATCGGCGCCAACGATCAGAAAGCTTATGACGCAGCGCTGGCGCCCCTCAAGTCCGGCGACTACAAGACGGCAATCACAGGTCTCTCCAACTTTGTGCGCAGCAGCCCGGACTCAGGTCTGGCGCCGTCAGCACAATACTTTCTGGGTAGCGCCTACTATGCCTTGCGCGACTACAAGAATGCAATCGCAGCCCTGCAGGTGGTCGTGACGAAGTATCCCGACAACCCAAAGGCCGCGGATGCACTGCTGAGCATCTCCAGCAACTACACCGAGCTGAAGAACAAGCCGCAGGCGAAGCGCGCATTGGAACAACTGCTGTCGCAGTATCCGAACACGCAGGCAGCACAGACGGGCAAAGAGCGTCTGGCCGCGCTGAAGTAG
- a CDS encoding fucose-binding lectin protein, translated as MSTQTAAVSWGTSSPSIRVYTSNGSTITERCYDGSKGWYTGAFKQPGENASATSWLNGSAIHIRVYATTGSQTTEWCWDGEGWYKGAYTG; from the coding sequence ATGTCAACTCAAACTGCCGCCGTTTCGTGGGGAACCAGCTCGCCGTCGATCCGTGTTTATACTTCCAATGGCTCTACAATCACTGAACGTTGCTACGACGGATCGAAGGGTTGGTACACGGGCGCCTTTAAGCAACCAGGTGAAAATGCCTCTGCAACCAGCTGGTTGAACGGAAGCGCTATCCATATCCGCGTCTATGCAACCACGGGTAGCCAAACGACCGAGTGGTGCTGGGATGGTGAAGGTTGGTACAAGGGTGCTTACACCGGCTAG